TCTTCTTCCTCTCAGTGTGCTCGTTCGGCAGACCTTTGCCTTCTCCGGCCGTCAATTTGTCCGGAAGCGATTCACCGCTTACTGTGATGTGACGAACATGGGGAACATCGTACACTCTGTTCAGCAGTTTCTCGGTGGTCTCCGCCTTCAGAAGTCGGGCGGGGAATATCAGGATCTCAGGCAATGGGACCTGTTCTTGTAGGGTAGTTCTAGCCATTCTGTTTCACCTTAGAAGTTCTTCTTGATCTTCTTGGCCTCCTTACCGACCATCTTCAGGGGTGTCTTGAACTCAGGTATGTCTCCGAAGACATCCTTCATCAGGCTCGAGGTCGCCTCTGCCGAGAACATCTGGGTACCAGCATCGAGTGCGCATCCTGCGGCGATTACCGGGATGACTACGCCCTTCGCGTGCTTGGTAACGACGTGGTTCCCATGGAACAGACCTGGGCCCCCACCACCATAGATCGAGTGGCTGAAGAATGACATACCGACCGAGGTACCCATCGAGCGTCCGTAGTCAGCTCCTGGCAGGGAGGTCTCATGCTCCAGCAGGTCGTTGTAGTACAGAATTGTGGACGGGATACCCTGTGCTGCCCTTGCGGCACCGATGTTGACCATGATCGCGGCCAGCATACCAGCGGACGCGTAGGCGTTCCAGAGCGGGTAGTCGTTGGTGGTCATCTCGACGAATCCAGATGCCATCTTCTTTCCCTTCTTGATGACCTTGTCCTCAAGTGCGCGCTCCACGAGGCTCTCGACGACGGTACCGACCGTTCCGGTCTTGCCGTTCGCCTTGACGAGGTCGTAGACCATGTTGTTCGCGTTCAAGCCCTGGTAGGCAAGAGCGAGAAGCTGCTGGCGCTCAAAGGGTCCGATCGCATCACCCATCTCAAAGGCGGCCGCCTGCTCGAATATGGCCGCGATGGCTGCTGCGTTCATGGCGTTCCTGCCCGTCAACATGACGTAGTGGTTGGCCATGACGTTCCTGAGGGCGTAACCTGCACCCTCGTTCAGCTGCGGAACATCCAGGATCGTCTTCATGACCGATCCGAGGAAGTTCAGCGTCTGCGGGTAGCGTCCCCAGATAGCTGCCTTGACCATGCTCGCCTGGAACATGTCCACATCGAACTGGTCAATGATCGCCTGGGTGAGCGCTGCCGCGGCTGCGGTGAATCCAGTTGTATATTCAGCACCGGCTTCGAGCCTTGCGGTCGGGGTGATGATTATCATCTTCTTGCCGTCGGCAAGCAGATTGACCTCAGTGTCATCATCCTTGTTGACCTTCAGGATGTCCTTTACCCTCTTTGCTATCTTTTCTCCGTTGGCCACTATCGGAAGGTCCATCTCCCTGCCCCTGAGGGTGCCGCCTCCGACCTTTGCCTTCTTGAGCGCTCCCTCAAGTGCGGCAAGATCGACCGCATTGACCCTCTTAGCAAGAGATACGGTCCTCTTAATGGCCGGGTTGTACAACGGGCTGATAGCCTCGAGAGGGACATCCTTCTCGATCAGTTTGCCCCTGTCGTCGTACAAGTCTATTTTGTCCTTGTATTTTGCCATTTTATACCTCCTTTCTCTAACTCAATTCTCATTGAAGCTCAATCGAAAATCAATTGCTCCTCAATGAAAATTGGCTCCCCTTGCGGGCTAGGAATTCTCTTTTTGCTAATATAAACTTGCGCTTGGATGGATAAACCATCCACCATTAACAATAGGTAAAACATGTTCTAAGGCCAGACAAAAAATGCTCTATCTTAACAGCTTAAAAAAAACAATCGTTTAAGGCCGTTAAACGCATCCTATTTTAACGCCCTTAAGTTAATATTTCACCTTTCTTGATTTTAGGCATCCTGCAATTCTTTCAAAGTATATAATACCTTTAACGAGTCACTTCGTTTCAGGTCGAAGGATGTCTCTCTCAACATATCCCTCAAAGCTTTGACAGTATCAGGAGGCAGTTCCTTTTCAGCTATCTTGAAAAGCGCAGCATAAGTCCTTCGAGGATAGAATATCTTCTTCATATGATCGATGAGCATCTGTTCCTGGGTGATCTCTATCACACGCTGTTTGACTGCATTTGAAAGGAAAAATCTGATATTGACAAGCGGCTCCGACAATGGATAGTATGTCTCTGGATCAAAGACCAACGCGACCTCATCGTCCCCTTCGATCACACCATCCCTGTACATTTCGAATATCTTCCCCACCCCGATCATACCAAGATCTGCCAGTTCCGCTGCCCTCAATGCGCCCATGCTGCCACCACCGACCACAGTGATCCCTTTTTTCAACAGGGAGATGATCTCCCTATGGCCCACGGAGGACTCGCTAGAGAAGACCCCGTCTATTATCCCGACGTACCTCACATCATCGCTTAATCTCGGGATATCCCCTCTTCTGATGGGAGGTAGATAAATGGCATCGAGGATGGACTTCGCCTCCTCGTGTGAAATGCTCATGCCGACGAATACCGCGGTCTTCATCTACCACACGCTCTCATGAGTCTAGCACCTACCCTGTCAGGGTCTATTGCGAATATCTCGGCCCCAGGAACAATGACCCGCACTACCGGGATGCCCAGTTCCTTTCTGGTCAGATCACAGACCAAGACCTTGTCCAGACCAACCCTTGAGAGTCTTCCCGTCAGGACATTTATATCTTCAAGTATGTCATTGGTCGATAGGTTTTCCAGGTCTACCAGGTCCCTCCTCTGTCCACTGTCCTCGAACCATAGTCTATTGATCCTCTTCACGCGTTCATAACCAAGAGCCCGGTTCCTGTCCGCATGGACCGTGTCCTCCCTGGCCCCATGTATCTGGGTCAGGCGGCTTTGTGCCACCTCGATAAGTGCCTTTATGGCGGCGACCTCTGGATCTGGATTAGCTCCGATGCCAAGCGTCAGAAGACCTGGGTCCTTTGTCTCGATGTCGTCAGCCGCGACCGCTACAACAGGCATGCCGATATCGCTGGTGAGGTCCTTGAAATGAAGCTCTATGCCTTTGTCGGTGAACATGCTTGCCACCTTCTCAGCTCTCGTCCCAGATATGTCAAGGTCAGAGTTCACCCTCCTCCTCCCTTCGCATATGGACCAGGCATCCCTCTCGATGACCTCACAAAGGCCATGCAAGATCGCCTCCTCAATATTATTACCTGATGCCAAACCGTTGGTATTGGAACGGAAGAGCTGGAGGTCCGCCCTCGGATAGTACGGGTGAAAAACCGCACAGGCAGGTACTTGGATTTCTTTTCCTGAGCATATATCGAACGCCGGGACCCACGCTATCGGGTATTGTGAAAGCTGATATCTGACCGCCGGAGGGATGATGAGCTCCATTGGGTCCAATGCTCCCACCATGTCTTTGACCCTTTTCCAGACAATGATCTCATCCCACATCTCTGCACTATAGCGCTCGATGCCTTCCATTATAGCCGAGACCTTCGCCTGCACGGGGGTAAGCCCTTTACCGTTGTAAACGGAAATGGCCCCTCCTTTCGCCTCCGGTCTTATACTTGAGAACACATAGATGCCCACCCTGTCCAGCCCAGTGATGTCAGCTATCCTCGTGATACCAGCGATCTTTCTCAAAGGTTCGATCCTCTTGAGAGCGTCTTCTGCCGCGACAGTCCTGTCCCCATGTTGATCTGGGTACTTCGGCCTGCTGACAAGCTGCATCATCGGGTGTAACGTGGTCGATTGATAAATCATTAGTCCCCTCAGACCGCATTGCTAGCGAGCATATCCAGTTCTGCATCGGGATTTAGGACCAACCTTTCAATAAGAATGTCCACTTCGACGTTCTGTATGCCAGATATCTTAAGGATCTTGCTCTGTATGAGCTCATAGAGGAGGTCGACGCTCTTGGTGTACACCTCGCATATCAGGCTGTGGTCACCGAAGACCTTGTAAATGGTCTGTATCTCCTCAAATTTCCTTAGCTCTTCGATGGCATGGTCGATGAGATTGCCTGATACTCCAATACCTATCAGGGCCCTCATCAGCCCCAGCTTTGACAGGTTTGTCGTCAAGGTATAACTTGAGATGTATCCTTCTTTTTCAAGTCTTGATATTCTCCTGGATACCGTGGCCTTGGATGTCCCTGTCTTTTCTGCTATTACTCCCAAGCTCTGTCTGGAATTTTCACGGAGCATCCTGAGGATCTTGAGGTCTAACTCGTCCATGGGCTTTTCCCCAAGTTCATTTTACATGAAACGTTGTTACACATTATTGTATGTTCATGCTAATAATGTTTTACGATCAAGAAATAGACAAAAGATAAAATGATGAATAGGGTTTGTTTGGATTTAGGACTTCGCCCTTGACTTCGGGATGGCGGACTGGGCCATCTTTTCTATCGCGGCCACCGTACCTTCAAACTTGTTCCATGGTATGCCTACCAACATCTCATCGGGACTTATATCGCTGGTCTTACGGCATCCAAAGCATCCGAGGGATATGTTCACGTTGCCTGTGTCGATCGGTATCACGGTCGAATCCACGCAGGATGCTTGTACCGCGGCCATCTCAACGGTGACCCGTCCACCTTTGTCATAGGTCTGGGCGGCCGGTATTATCCAGAACATCTGCTCGGGCTGCCCTACGACGACCACCACGTCCGGCTTGACCAATGCCTTGCTCAATGGGCTCACCACGGTAGCGATAGTGGAGCCGGTGGGCAATGATGGGCGTACCGACATCGTTCTTGCGGCCGCTTGGTCCGTATCGTACATTCCCATGTTATGATGGAACTCTCCAGACCTGACCTTCTCGGGCAATGGGGTCTCTCCTAGCGCAGATGCGCCGACTGGACATGCGTTCTTCTCAGCTGGAATGCAAAGAACGGCCCCTTTGCGCGCTTTCATTATCGACTGACAGTGCCTCATGGCGCTGTCGACGACCTGATATCCCTCAGGTATGCTCTGGCCCTTTTTTATCAAGGTCACTGCCACCGGTTCTGTCTTTAATCCCAAAGCATCCACCAACTTTTTTGACAGTTCTGCATAATTGGACACGGTTAACACCATGAAAAGGACCGGCTCAGCGATTATTAATATCTGTCGGATTTTTCAGATAGTGCCAGCACTTATAGCATTTCTGTTCGTTGCCGATCATCTGGTATTATTTTTTATTGACCGCGAGGATGACCCATCTGTCATAGAAAGGGTCCCGGTCGTTCTCGAACACTTTTACCTTTCTCCCTTTCGGGCACCATCTTTTCACCATGTCCGCCTCTTCTTTCGTCTCGACGGTGATCAGTGTCGATGATGACAGCGTGAACGCATCATCGATGATCTGCTTCCAGAGGAACGAGTTGAACTCTGCTATCTTACCGGCCATGAGGACCAGCCCGTATTCGACCGGGTCGATGTACATCCTTGCTCTGGTGCCATCGATCCTCATGGTCTCATGATGGTACAGACGGCCTTCGTGGAGCCCTCTTGACAACAATGAAGGGTCCAGATCATAGGACACCGCTCTCATGCCCAGCCTATGCAATGCCGCGGAGCCGAGGCCAGAACCACAGCCTACATCAAGACAGACCTTGTCCTTTAGCTCCCCGTCAAAGGACCGTCCGATCAACCAGGCAACGTCAAGCATCCTCTTTTCATTAAAATCCTCAAGGGCCGGCTTGTTCTCAGACTCGAGCAATATCGAGAAATATTCTCGGGTGGCCGCAATGAAATCAGACCGCTTTGTGCTATAGACCTCCAGATCGTACCTTTCAAGGGCTTCTATCAACGCATCGGTCGGTTCTCTATGTAGCAGGGAGATGGCATACCATCTATCCGCCTTGACGGCCATGGCTATCGGCCTCTCTTCCTCATCAATTATGACCCTGGCTTCCTTTCCATCTATCGTCAGGAACTGGTCGGTATAGACATTGTCGATGAGCCATTCATATGCCGGTTCAAGGAAGAAGACCTCGTCGAGCCCAAAAAGCGTCGCCACCATCATCTTATCGGCCCCTGGACCGACGCCGCGGTAGAATAAGTTATCCATGGTCCTTCGGTCAAAGGAAGTCCATCATCCTTCTTTCATACTCGGCCATCAGGGCTTCCCGATATTCCTTCTCCTCTCCATCGGGGACCATGAACCTTGCCTTCACCCTTGTCATGAGCTCGTCGGCGATGGCCGATCTCTTATCCAACCTCATCTTCATGACCTCCTCCAGGATGCGGTCCAATCCTGGAATGACGGCGACCTTATCCTTAAGCACCAACCTGTCGCTCAATACCTCGACACCCAAGGAGGAGCTGCATCCTATGCACTCTATGTTTTCTTTTTTCATCATAGACCCTCCTGCCAGCATCCAGGCCGTTATTATACTGAGGGGGACGTGATATAAGGTTTATGGTCTTTGGTCCGCTGTTTTCATTAAAGGCCGAGGGGCATCAGCATCAGTTAAAAATAGAGATACCTCGTTCCCCCAGGATTGAGAGAATGAGATTGGCCGTGGTAGGAACTGGATATGTCGGCCTTGTGACCGGGGCATGCTTCTCCCATCTAGGGAACGATGTCACGTGCATAGATGTGATAGAGGACAAGGTCAAAATGATAAATTCAGGGAAGGTCCCGATCTTCGAGCCAGGCCTAGAAGGTCTTGTGACGGAGGGTCTTGCCTCAGGCAGCTTGAGGGCGACCAGCGATTTTTCGGTCTTGAGAGATGTTGATGCCATCTTCATATGTGTAGGGACCCCTTCGTTCGATGATGGCTCTTTGGACCTCAGGTATGTGAAGGAGGCCGCATCGCTCATAGGGGATGAGATATCAAAGAGCGATGGGTACAAGGTGGTGGTCATGAAGAGCACCGTTATGCCAAGGACAACAGAGGATGTCGTCATTCCAATTTTAGAAAGCTCATCAAATAAAAAGGCAGGTGAGGACTTCGGCGTCGCGATGAACCCTGAGTTCCTGAAGGAGGGGGCGGCCGTGCAGGATTTCCTCAGGCCAGATAGAATAGTGATCGGGGCTATGGATGAACGCTCCTTGAGGGTCGTTGTCGACCTATATCGTGGTTTTGACTGCCCTATACTGAAGGTCCCTTTGTCCACGGCCGAGATGATAAAGGTAGCGTCGAACGCTTTCCTTGCGACAAAGATCTCCTTTGTGAATGAGATGGGCAATATCTGCAAGGAGATGGGAATAGACTTCAGACAGGTCGCTGAAGGGATGGGCATGGACCCTCGGATCGGAAAGCTATTCCTCAGAGCTGGATGCGGTTATGGGGGCTCCTGCTTCCCAAAAGACCTTGAGGGGATCATCGCAGAGGCAAAAAGATACGATGTGAGCACGCATATTTTGGAGGCCGTAAGGAAGGTCAACAAGGACCAGCCGATCAGGCTCGTGAAGATACTGGAGAAAAAGATGGACGTAAAAGGTAAGAACGTCGCGGTGCTGGGGCTGGCATTCAAACCAGATACTGATGATATCCGCGAGGCGTCATCACTGACGATCGTAAAGGAGCTCCTCTCCAAGGGGGCCAGGGTGAGGGTCTACGACCCAAAGGCCATGGAGAACTTCAAAAGGCGTTTCCCAGAGATCACCTATTGTGCCACCGCCAAGGAGTGTGTCACCGGGGCGGATGCTGTAATGATAGTGACCGAGTGGAAGGAGTTCGCGGACCCTGCTCTGTATGGGGAGGTCCCTGTTATTGATGGTAGGGGCGTCGTCAGAACGAAGAACTATGAAGGCATTTGCTGGTGAACAGATGAAAGCAGTAATTCCAGCGGCGGGTTGGGGCATCAGGTTCCTTCCGTTGACCAAAGAGCAGCCTAAAGAGATGATCCCGGTCGTGGACAAACCGACGATACAATATGTGGTCGAGGAGGCATTGGCCGCAGGCATCACTGATATCGTCATTATAACAGGCCGACATAAGCGCGGCATCGAGGACCATTTCGACAGGTCATATGAGCTTGAGGCCGTCCTTGAACGTGGCAACAAGAAAGAGTATCTGAAAAAGGTCCGTGACATATCCAACATGGCCGACATACATTTCATAAGACAGAAGGAGCAACGAGGCCTTGGGGATGCTGTGCTCAAGGCCAAGCAGCACATAGGCGATGAACCTTTTGCAGTGATGCTCGGCGATACGATATACAGGTCCAAGGTGCCGGTGGTCAAGCAGCTCATGGATGTGCATAAGAGGACCGGACGGTCGGTCATCGCGATAGAACCTGTCCCAAGAGAGAAGGTGAAGGATTACGGGATAATCGCAGGGAGAAAGGTCGATGAGGACCTATATCTGATCGATGACCTTGTTGAAAAACCGCTCCCAGAACTTGCACCATCAGATCTGGCGATAGCGGGAACTTACATCTTGACCCACGAGATCTTCGAAGCGATCGAAAGGACGCCGCCTGGTCTGAACGGGGAGGTTCAGCTCACTGATGCCCTTCGGTTGCTGAGGAAAAAGCAGGAGATCTATGGATGGAGGTTCGAAGGAAAACGTTACGACATAGGGGATATGATAGGTTGGCTCAAGACGCAGGTGGAGCTCGGCCTTCTTCATCCTGAGTACTCAGCGGCCCTGAAGGAGCACATAGAGTCGCTGCTCAATAAGGAAAAGGAGATTGATAAGTGAGCAGGCGAATGGACATGAGGTTACAGGACATCCTTAGGGACAATAGGGTGATAATTACAGGCGGAGCGGGGTTCATAGGTTCGAACCTGGCAGAGGTCCTTGCAGAGAAGAACAAGGTGTTTGTGTACGATGACCTCTCGAGCGGAAAGGTCTCGAACCTGGACGAGCTGGACGTCGAACTGATCGTTGGGAGCTTATTGGACCTCGACCTTCTGAGAAGGTCGTTCAAAGGGATGGATTATGTCTTCCATCTTGGAGCGATAGCCTCGGTGCCAAAGAGCATCCAGGACCCGATAAGTTCGAACCTCACGAACCAGAATGGGACGTTGAACGTGCTCACGGCCGCAAGGGACTGTGATATCAAGATGGTCGTCAACGCCTCCTCCTCATCGGTATATGGAGATTCTTCTTTCTTGCCAAAGAAATAGGATATGATGCCAGACCCCATATCGCCATATGCTGTCTCAAAGCTTGCGGGTGAGTATTATTGCAAGGTCTTCACTAAGGTCTATGGGCTCCCAACGATCTCCCTCAGGTTCTTCAATGTCTTCGGGCCAAAACAAGACCCGAGCTCCGAGTATGCTGCCGTGATACCGAAGTTCATCGATATGTCGAGGAAGGGCAAGCCTCTCACGATATACGGGGATGGAAATCAGACCAGGGACTTCACATATGTCCTGGACGTCGTACAGGCGTGCCTCAAGGCAGCGGTTGCCAAGGGCTGCGGCGGTATGGTCTTCAATGTTGCCAGGGGAGAGGCCATCTCTCTCAACGATCTTGCAAGGATAATTTTATCAAAATTCGGGAAGACGGTCGAAGGGAATGTTGTTCACCTTCCGCCAAGGAAGGGAGATATCGTGCATTCGGTTGCGGACATCTCACTGGCGAAGGCCATGATCGGTTTCATCCCAGAGTTCACCGTAGAACATGGTATAGACCAGATGATCAGGCACGGATAGGTGGATGGCCTATTTGTCTAGTTAATGTAAAGAGATGGCGAGACTGGGATCGGTGACCACATAAAGCAGGGATATGTGCCATGGGACCTTGATCTTCGTGTTGAAAGACCTTAGGGAAATCTTTTTTTTCCGACAAGCGGATCAATGGATGAGCGGTCCAAAGGATGGACCAAGATCAACTATCCCATTCCCATTGATAGTCCCGCCGATATGACCACCACATTCTAAAACCATATAGACCGATGGTCCTCGGTCCGTTGGAGACGCAGACCTTGTCGACGCGGGTCCCAGAATGATGTTTTAAAATCGATGTGGTCTCTTTAAATTTTTTTAAAACGACAACAGATTATTATAGCCAGTAATCCGATCGGACGCTGATGTCCGATAAATCGATGTGTTATCCTTATCCAGGTGAATATATTCTAGGCGAGATTGGGTCCAAGGTTGCGGTCCTGATCATCGGCAGAGGGGCTGTAGATGTGCCTTCCAGGTTGTTCAAGATAAAGGGGATCATGAAAACGGAGAACGTCGGATTGGAAAAGGTCATTCTGAACGTCATTTCAGACCCATCCATCCGCTTCTTGGTCGTTTGCGGCAAGGAGGAGTTTGGACATTTTCCAGCAGATGCTATCATCAACCTGATGAAAAACGGGATAGGTGACGACAAGAGGATCATAGGTGCAAGAAGCGCGATCCCTTTCCTTTGCTCTGTGCCGAGGTACGCCATAGAAAGGTTCAGGTCCCAGGTGACCTTGGTCGATCTTGTCCATCCAAAGGATGTCGATGAGATCGTCGCGATGGACCCCATATATCAGTTCGACGATGAAAGGAGGAGGGAGCTCATCGAAGAGCTGGAAAGATTGAGTGAGGTTAAAATTGAGGACTTCCCATATGGTCCTATGAACATCGAGGTCCGGGGCCTGATGCAGGCAAGCGACTCCATTGGTAAGACGATGCACAGGACCGCCGATGTCATCATCGAGGGGTTCCTCAGGATGCCCTCGGAGGCCTTGAACACGAGGTCCGGGTTCGCAATTGTGGACGAGCATTTTGGCATTGGGATCGACCCTGTGGGTGGCAGTGTTTTCCAATCTCCGAACCTTGAGCTCGCAGGAAGGATGCGCATGTATTTTACGGGGTGCTGACATGTTCAAATTCCAAAGCGAACAGATATCATTCGATGTCGGGGGAGTCCGTTTCGGGGGACAGCCTGGCAAAAGAAGGACGGTCATGGTCGGGTCGTTATTTTATCCTCGGCACAGCATCGTTCAGGACCGGATCGAAGGAGTCATAGACCAACCTAGGACAAAAGAGGTCCTGGAAAAGATGATGACCGCCTCAACCGAGACTGGATGTCCAGCAGCGGTCATGCTATTCGCTGAGACGTCCAACGCGATGAGGTCATATATCCGACAGTTCTCAGAGATCTCGGACCTTCCTTTCTTTGTTGATTCCCCCAGCAGAGACGTACGGCTTGATGGGATACGGTTCGCAAAGGAGATCGGGCTTCAGGACAGGGCGATATACAACACCCTGAGCGCAGGTACAGATGAGAAGGAGCTGGCGGCGATGTCCGATGTCGGGGTTGAGACCGCGGTCCTGCTCGCCTTCAACCCGATGGACCTGACGGTAAAAGGGAAGATATATCTGCTGGAAGATGGGGGCGGGGTCCTCAAGGAAGGCCTGATAGATATGGCAAAGAAAGCAGGGGTGAAGAACCTCCTTCTTGATATGGCCGTCCTGGCAGCTGAGCAGAACGCGGGAAGTGCGCTCAGGGCCTTGTTCATATCCAAGGCAAAATGGGGGCTGCCCTGCGGATGCGCGCTTCATAATGCAGTGGAGTCCTATGCCCCTCTTTTGAAGGCCTCTAAGAACGACCCTAGGCTCTATAGGTACGTGGACACGGCATCATGTGCGCTCCCTATGATGGCAGGGGCAGATTTTGTGATGTATGGACCGATCGAATCGGCCCGAAGGGTGATGTACTCCGCTTCTTTCACTGACGAGCTTCTGTGTCATGCGACGGCAGACATCGTTTACGAAAGAGAAGGGGATAAAAGGCATAGATGAAGGTCTGAATACCCAAAACCGAACTTCACGGTATCTCGACCTTGGAACCTGCCCACATCAGGTCCATGTTGACGAATCGGTCAGAGAACATCTTGGTGGCAGTGAACCCTGAGCAATGCATTGGGGCGATCCGTTCGACATTGAGGTTCTTGAGGTTCTCCATGGTCTTTAGAATGCGGTCGTTGTTGGCAGGTGTTGCCGAAAGATGGAAGCCGCCCATGACCATGTAGACCGGCCTTCCGGTGGATTTCTTGGCCTGATGGACCATATTGATGACACCAGGATGACCACAGCCGGTCAGGAGGACCGTTCCTTTCTTCGTTGTCACATATAGCGCCTGCTCTTCGACCATATTGTCAGGCACAAGTTGGCCTTCCTCCTCTCTATAGAAACGTGTCTCACTCTCAAAAGGGTACAGTCTTGGGACCTCCCCCGAGGTCCTTATCCCAGGGACAAGTTCGATGGGTGTCGAGGATAGTTGCAGATTTGCTCGGGAAAGTGCGGTCAGGGTTCCCTCTGATGCGGAAACATCCCTCTTGGAACCGTCATGAAGCAGGGCGATCTTTTTTCCTGAGAATGTCTTTGGATGTGTATATATCGGCACCCCTGCCTCGATCATGATATTAAGGCCACCAAGATGATCATAATGGCCATGAGATATGAAGACCAGGTCGATATCCTGAGGTCTGAACCCTAAAAGGTCAAGGTTCTCCTTGAAGACCATCTCTGAAGCGCCCGTGTCGAAAAGCACGTGCTTCCCCGTGTCCGTCTCGATCAGGATGCTCAGCCCATGCTCCGAGATGAAGTGCCTGTTGCTGCTATCTACCCTCTTGACCGATTTTGTGCTATCGAACGACGTTCCTGCATGATTCTCTACGACAGTAAAGAACTTCACAGAACTATCATCCCCGGTTGACGATCTTGAGCTCGCTGAAGTTGTAGCACTTTTTCGGGCAGACCGACTCACAGTTCTTGCAGGCCGTGCCAAGACAGTGTTCCGTCTCTACCTGGATCTTGAACTTTCCATCGCCCATCTCGTATACTTTAAGCGCCCTCTCTGGACACTGCTTTTCGCATTTACGGCAACCTATGCACTCGGGGAAAGAGCCCACCAGGTAGACACCGACATTGTCCAATACCTTGAGCCCTCTGTGACCTATTATCGGTATGTCAGAAGATACGATCCGGATTGTCTCCTTCGGCCTCTTTATCGGTGGTAACGGACGGTAGCCCTTGCCTGCTAGCATCTCGTTGAACATCTCGAATGGCATGCCTTCATCCCAATAGGCGATCTCGTTGACATAGATCTCCTCGAACGTCTTTGAGGTGGCGAACATGATATGCTTGGAGCTTATGGCATCCGCCACGTCCTGCATCTTGTCAAGGCCATCGTCATCGACCAGGATGTCATACGCCATCATCAAGGAGGTGTTTCCAGCCTGGACCGTCTTATCGAGCACCCTTGGGACCAAC
This genomic window from Methanomassiliicoccales archaeon contains:
- a CDS encoding Lrp/AsnC family transcriptional regulator, whose amino-acid sequence is MDELDLKILRMLRENSRQSLGVIAEKTGTSKATVSRRISRLEKEGYISSYTLTTNLSKLGLMRALIGIGVSGNLIDHAIEELRKFEEIQTIYKVFGDHSLICEVYTKSVDLLYELIQSKILKISGIQNVEVDILIERLVLNPDAELDMLASNAV
- the galU gene encoding UTP--glucose-1-phosphate uridylyltransferase GalU, coding for MKAVIPAAGWGIRFLPLTKEQPKEMIPVVDKPTIQYVVEEALAAGITDIVIITGRHKRGIEDHFDRSYELEAVLERGNKKEYLKKVRDISNMADIHFIRQKEQRGLGDAVLKAKQHIGDEPFAVMLGDTIYRSKVPVVKQLMDVHKRTGRSVIAIEPVPREKVKDYGIIAGRKVDEDLYLIDDLVEKPLPELAPSDLAIAGTYILTHEIFEAIERTPPGLNGEVQLTDALRLLRKKQEIYGWRFEGKRYDIGDMIGWLKTQVELGLLHPEYSAALKEHIESLLNKEKEIDK
- a CDS encoding TfuA-related McrA-glycine thioamidation protein translates to MKTAVFVGMSISHEEAKSILDAIYLPPIRRGDIPRLSDDVRYVGIIDGVFSSESSVGHREIISLLKKGITVVGGGSMGALRAAELADLGMIGVGKIFEMYRDGVIEGDDEVALVFDPETYYPLSEPLVNIRFFLSNAVKQRVIEITQEQMLIDHMKKIFYPRRTYAALFKIAEKELPPDTVKALRDMLRETSFDLKRSDSLKVLYTLKELQDA
- a CDS encoding YcaO-related McrA-glycine thioamidation protein; translation: MQLVSRPKYPDQHGDRTVAAEDALKRIEPLRKIAGITRIADITGLDRVGIYVFSSIRPEAKGGAISVYNGKGLTPVQAKVSAIMEGIERYSAEMWDEIIVWKRVKDMVGALDPMELIIPPAVRYQLSQYPIAWVPAFDICSGKEIQVPACAVFHPYYPRADLQLFRSNTNGLASGNNIEEAILHGLCEVIERDAWSICEGRRRVNSDLDISGTRAEKVASMFTDKGIELHFKDLTSDIGMPVVAVAADDIETKDPGLLTLGIGANPDPEVAAIKALIEVAQSRLTQIHGAREDTVHADRNRALGYERVKRINRLWFEDSGQRRDLVDLENLSTNDILEDINVLTGRLSRVGLDKVLVCDLTRKELGIPVVRVIVPGAEIFAIDPDRVGARLMRACGR
- the mcrD gene encoding methyl-coenzyme M reductase operon protein D, giving the protein MARTTLQEQVPLPEILIFPARLLKAETTEKLLNRVYDVPHVRHITVSGESLPDKLTAGEGKGLPNEHTERKKIKVKGSEVDLRLMVGRIFVEIDDVEHIDEAMAKIEEVCKELLPFGFSLEVGRYNKFKPTVTDYKKMR
- a CDS encoding DUF169 domain-containing protein, giving the protein MVLTVSNYAELSKKLVDALGLKTEPVAVTLIKKGQSIPEGYQVVDSAMRHCQSIMKARKGAVLCIPAEKNACPVGASALGETPLPEKVRSGEFHHNMGMYDTDQAAARTMSVRPSLPTGSTIATVVSPLSKALVKPDVVVVVGQPEQMFWIIPAAQTYDKGGRVTVEMAAVQASCVDSTVIPIDTGNVNISLGCFGCRKTSDISPDEMLVGIPWNKFEGTVAAIEKMAQSAIPKSRAKS
- the mcrB gene encoding coenzyme-B sulfoethylthiotransferase subunit beta: MAKYKDKIDLYDDRGKLIEKDVPLEAISPLYNPAIKRTVSLAKRVNAVDLAALEGALKKAKVGGGTLRGREMDLPIVANGEKIAKRVKDILKVNKDDDTEVNLLADGKKMIIITPTARLEAGAEYTTGFTAAAAALTQAIIDQFDVDMFQASMVKAAIWGRYPQTLNFLGSVMKTILDVPQLNEGAGYALRNVMANHYVMLTGRNAMNAAAIAAIFEQAAAFEMGDAIGPFERQQLLALAYQGLNANNMVYDLVKANGKTGTVGTVVESLVERALEDKVIKKGKKMASGFVEMTTNDYPLWNAYASAGMLAAIMVNIGAARAAQGIPSTILYYNDLLEHETSLPGADYGRSMGTSVGMSFFSHSIYGGGGPGLFHGNHVVTKHAKGVVIPVIAAGCALDAGTQMFSAEATSSLMKDVFGDIPEFKTPLKMVGKEAKKIKKNF
- a CDS encoding UDP-glucose/GDP-mannose dehydrogenase family protein; protein product: MRLAVVGTGYVGLVTGACFSHLGNDVTCIDVIEDKVKMINSGKVPIFEPGLEGLVTEGLASGSLRATSDFSVLRDVDAIFICVGTPSFDDGSLDLRYVKEAASLIGDEISKSDGYKVVVMKSTVMPRTTEDVVIPILESSSNKKAGEDFGVAMNPEFLKEGAAVQDFLRPDRIVIGAMDERSLRVVVDLYRGFDCPILKVPLSTAEMIKVASNAFLATKISFVNEMGNICKEMGIDFRQVAEGMGMDPRIGKLFLRAGCGYGGSCFPKDLEGIIAEAKRYDVSTHILEAVRKVNKDQPIRLVKILEKKMDVKGKNVAVLGLAFKPDTDDIREASSLTIVKELLSKGARVRVYDPKAMENFKRRFPEITYCATAKECVTGADAVMIVTEWKEFADPALYGEVPVIDGRGVVRTKNYEGICW